One window of Ziziphus jujuba cultivar Dongzao chromosome 5, ASM3175591v1 genomic DNA carries:
- the LOC107435010 gene encoding phosphatidylinositol 4-phosphate 5-kinase 1, translated as MREALHCDDPSDVVSTTKKKKSDEDKLDKEVPKSPAPPVLVVGRSRSQAGTRRVTPTTTATAAAAEAAAAAAAGAIVIAPSTVEKLLPNGDLYIGSFSGTVPHGSGKYLWTDGCMYEGEWRRGKASGKGKFSWPSGATYEGEFKSGRMEGFGTFIGSDGDTYRGSWSSDRKHGYGQKRYANGDFYEGSWKRNLQDGQGRYVWKNGNEYNGEWKNGVISGRGVLIWANGNRYDGQWENGVPVGNGVFAWPDGSCYVGNWNEDMKIQQLNGTFYPGSGKELSLKANGPFMGENFTITMRKRSSVDGARGSLADRNFPRICIWESDGEAGDITCDIIDNVEASMFYRDGTGLDQDGFTQFRRSPCCFNGEAKKPGQTISKGHKNYDLMLNLQLGIRYSVGKHASIVRDLKPSDFDPKEKFWTRFPPEGSNKTPPHQSIEFRWKDYCPMVFRHLRELFQVDPADYMLAICGNDALRELSSPGKSGSYFYLTQDDRFIIKTVKKSEVKVLIRMLSSYHQHVCRYENSLVTKFYGVHCVKPIGGQKTRFIVMGNLFCSEYRIHRRFDLKGSSHGRTTDKPEGEIDETTTLKDLDLNFVFRLQRNWFEELMKQIDRDCEFLEAERIMDYSLLVGLHFRDDNTYDKMGLSPFLLRNGKKDSYQNEKFMRGCRFLEAELQDMDRILAGRKPLIRLGANMPARAERMGRRSDFDQYTSGGVSHLTPSRSGEVYEVVLYFGIIDILQDYDISKKLEHAYKSLQADPSSISAVDPKLYSRRFRDFIGRIFVED; from the exons ATGCGAGAAGCACTACACTGTGATGACCCCAGCGACGTTGTTTCAACAACCAAGAAGAAGAAGTCAGACGAAGATAAGCTAGACAAAGAGGTACCCAAATCGCCGGCGCCTCCGGTTTTAGTCGTTGGCCGGAGCCGATCCCAAGCCGGCACTCGAAGAGTCACGCCGACCACCACAGCCACCGCAGCAGCTGCAGAAGCCGCCGCCGCCGCCGCTGCTGGAGCCATCGTCATCGCTCCGTCGACGGTGGAGAAGCTCCTACCCAACGGAGATCTTTACATCGGGAGCTTCTCGGGGACCGTTCCGCACGGATCGGGGAAGTACCTTTGGACCGACGGGTGCATGTACGAAGGGGAGTGGCGCAGAGGCAAAGCCTCCGGTAAAGGAAAATTCTCGTGGCCCTCCGGTGCCACCTACGAAGGCGAATTCAAATCGGGTCGGATGGAAGGCTTCGGGACCTTCATCGGATCCGACGGCGACACGTACCGCGGGTCGTGGAGCTCGGATCGGAAACACGGGTACGGACAGAAACGCTACGCCAACGGGGATTTCTACGAAGGCTCGTGGAAGAGGAACCTCCAGGACGGTCAGGGTCGGTACGTGTGGAAGAACGGGAACGAGTACAATGGCGAGTGGAAGAATGGGGTTATCTCCGGCAGAGGGGTCCTTATCTGGGCTAACGGGAACCGTTACGACGGACAATGGGAAAACGGTGTTCCTGTTGGGAACGGGGTTTTCGCTTGGCCCGATGGGAGCTGCTATGTGGGTAACTGGAACGAAGATATGAAAATACAGCAACTGAATGGTACTTTCTATCCGGGTAGTGGTAAAGAGCTTAGCTTAAAAGCCAACGGTCCGTTTATGGGTGAGAATTTCACCATCACAATGAGGAAAAGGTCGTCGGTGGACGGAGCCAGAGGGAGCTTGGCCGATAGGAATTTCCCGAGGATTTGTATCTGGGAGTCCGATGGAGAAGCTGGAGACATTACGTGCGATATAATCGATAATGTGGAGGCTTCGATGTTTTACAGGGATGGAACCGGGTTGGATCAAGATGGGTTCACACAGTTTAGGCGAAGTCCGTGTTGTTTCAACGGCGAGGCCAAGAAACCTGGACAGACCATATCAAAAGGGCATAAGAACTACGATTTGATGCTTAATCTTCAACTGGGTATTAG GTATTCTGTTGGAAAGCATGCTTCGATAGTGCGAGACCTTAAGCCGAGTGATTTTGATCCGAAGGAGAAGTTCTGGACGAGGTTTCCACCTGAAGGCTCAAATAAAACACCACCCCATCAATCGATCGAGTTCAGATGGAAAGACTACTGTCCCATGGTGTTTAG GCATTTGAGGGAATTATTCCAAGTAGATCCCGCTGATTACATGCTAGCTATTTGTGGAAACGATGCTCTTAGGGAGCTCTCTTCTCCAGGCAAGAGTGGTAGCTACTTTTACCTGACGCAGGATGATAGATTTATCATAAAGACGGTGAAGAAATCAGAAGTCAAG GTGCTTATAAGGATGCTTTCGAGTTATCATCAACATGTTTGTCGTTATGAAAATTCCCTTGTCACAAAATTCTATGGCGTGCATTGTGTCAAACCTATTGGTGGACAGAAG ACACGGTTCATTGTCATGGGCAATTTGTTCTGCTCTGAGTATAGGATCCATAGGCGATTTGACCTTAAGGGGTCCTCCCATGGCCGAACAACTGATAAACCTGAAGGTGAAATTGATGAAACCACCACTCTCAAGGATCTGGATCTCAATTTTGTGTTTCGCCTTCAACGTAATTGGTTTGAAGAACTTATGAA ACAAATTGATCGAGATTGTGAGTTCTTGGAAGCGGAAAGAATAATGGATTATAGTCTTTTGGTTGGTCTTCATTTTCGCGATGACAACACATATGACAAAATGGGGCTGTCACCATTTCTTTTGCGCAATG GCAAGAAGGATTCTTATCAGAATGAGAAATTTATGCGTGGCTGTCGCTTTCTTGAAGCAGAGTTACAAGACATGGATCGGATATTAGCTGGCCG GAAGCCATTAATCCGTTTGGGAGCAAATATGCCTGCCCGAGCAGAGCGGATGGGTAGAAGGAGCGACTTTGATCAGTACACCTCGGGTGGGGTTAGCCATTTGACCCCTTCACGCAGTGGTGAAGTCTATGAAGTGGTCCTTTATTTTGGAATAATTGACATCTTACAAGACTATGATATCAGCAAGAAGTTGGAGCATGCCTATAAGTCTTTGCAAGCTGATCCTAGTTCAATCTCAGCAGTTGATCCTAAGCTTTACTCGAGGAGATTCCGGGATTTCATAGGGAGAATTTTTGTTGAAGACTAG